From the Pungitius pungitius chromosome 6, fPunPun2.1, whole genome shotgun sequence genome, one window contains:
- the klf13 gene encoding Krueppel-like factor 13, translating to MSLRSRGGCFKDKMDHFAAECLVSMSSRAIVHAPKGNREVRPETASSSRIGEDIKEPLVRDNSSLFVVARILADFNQQTPNNVAEQAKIKDESMANLADDGISATPSTISDPSLKQRGKRSRGRIEEDSPQKKHKCHYSGCEKVYGKSSHLKAHLRTHTGERPFPCTWPDCSKKFARSDELARHYRTHTGEKKFGCPLCDKRFMRSDHLMKHARRHSDFQPGMLKRPHGGSITRPSSLSDYSRSDASSPTLSPTLSPALSPANSP from the exons atgtcaTTAAGAAGCAGAGGGGGCTGTTTCAAAGACAAAATGGATCACTTTGCAGCAGAGTGCCTTGTTTCGATGTCCAGTCGTGCAATTGTTCACGCTCCTAAAGGGAATAGGGAGGTGAGACCAGAAACCGCGTCCTCCTCCAGGATCGGAGAGGACATTAAAGAACCTTTGGTGAGAGACAACTCCTCTCTGTTTGTGGTGGCGCGGATTCTGGCGGATTTTAACCAGCAGACTCCCAACAATGTTGCCGAGCAGGCAAAAATAAAGGATGAGAGCATGGCGAACCTCGCGGATGATGGGATCTCTGCCACACCTTCCACCATCTCCGATCCATCGCTCAAACAAAGAGGCAAAAGATCGCGAGGTCGGATTGAGGAAGACTCGCCTCAGAAAAAGCACAAATGCCACTATTCAGGTTGCGAAAAAGTTTATGGCAAATCATCCCACCTCAAAGCTCATCTAAGGACCCACACAG GAGAACGGCCTTTCCCATGTACCTGGCCCGACTGCAGTAAGAAGTTCGCCCGGTCGGACGAGCTGGCCCGCCACTACCGCACCCACACGGGGGAGAAGAAGTTCGGGTGCCCGCTTTGCGATAAGCGCTTCATGCGCAGCGACCACCTCATGAAGCACGCGCGCCGCCACTCGGATTTCCAGCCCGGCATGCTGAAGAGGCCCCATGGCGGAAGCATCACGCGTCCCAGCTCCCTCAGCGACTACAGCCGCTCGGACGCCTCCAGCCCCACCCTCAGCCCCACCCTCAGCCCCGCCCTCAGCCCCGCCAACTCGCCTTAA